From Paraflavitalea devenefica, the proteins below share one genomic window:
- a CDS encoding (Fe-S)-binding protein, which produces MRVALFVPCYVDQFYPKVAIATLKLLQHLGVQVEYPMQQTCCGQPMANGGYEHLTGSCNSNFIKAFAGYDYIVSPSGSCVLHVKDHLHDERQEAAATTIRQRVYELCEFLTDVVQVKAIKASFPKKVALHQGCHGQRGLKLASSSETVLPFFSKPVQLLQMVEGLELVELDRPDECCGFGGTFCVTEEAVSSAMGLSRIDDYTKHEATVITGTDVSCLMHQEGLIRRQQLPFEVMHISEVLVAGL; this is translated from the coding sequence ATGCGTGTTGCCCTGTTTGTTCCGTGCTATGTAGATCAGTTCTATCCGAAAGTGGCCATTGCTACCCTGAAGCTGTTGCAACACCTGGGGGTGCAGGTAGAATACCCGATGCAGCAAACCTGTTGCGGCCAGCCCATGGCCAACGGCGGGTATGAACATTTAACCGGCTCCTGTAACAGCAATTTCATTAAAGCCTTTGCAGGATATGATTATATCGTTTCCCCTTCCGGCAGTTGTGTATTGCATGTAAAGGACCACCTGCATGATGAGCGGCAGGAAGCTGCCGCCACTACCATCCGCCAAAGGGTATATGAGCTGTGTGAATTCCTGACCGATGTGGTACAGGTGAAAGCCATTAAAGCCTCTTTCCCAAAAAAGGTGGCCCTGCACCAGGGTTGTCACGGACAAAGGGGATTGAAGCTGGCCTCCTCTTCTGAAACAGTATTACCCTTTTTTTCCAAACCGGTACAATTGCTACAAATGGTGGAAGGACTGGAGCTGGTAGAGCTGGACAGGCCCGATGAATGCTGCGGCTTTGGCGGCACGTTCTGTGTTACAGAAGAGGCAGTGTCATCGGCCATGGGATTGTCGCGTATTGATGATTATACAAAGCACGAGGCTACCGTGATCACCGGCACTGATGTGAGCTGCCTGATGCACCAGGAGGGATTGATCAGAAGGCAGCAACTGCCTTTTGAGGTGATGCATATTTCAGAGGTACTGGTAGCAGGGTTATAA
- a CDS encoding SDR family NAD(P)-dependent oxidoreductase, which translates to MFSLASKKAVVTGGGSGIGKAISVLFAQQGAEVHIIELSEENAAATVQEITAAGGKAFAHSCNVANQAEVVETFNKIGALNILVNNAGIAHIGKADTTAEADFDRVMNVNVKGAYNCLFAAIPQFRAAKGGVIVNMASIAAWVGLSDRFVYSTAKGAVMAMTLSVAKDYIHENIRCNSVSPARVHTPFVDGFLKNSYPGREAEMFEKLSKTQPIGRMAEPSEVAALILYLCSDEASFITGCDYPIDGGFIKLNS; encoded by the coding sequence ATGTTTTCATTAGCCAGTAAAAAAGCAGTAGTAACAGGAGGAGGCAGCGGCATTGGCAAAGCCATTTCCGTATTGTTTGCCCAACAGGGAGCCGAAGTACATATTATTGAGCTCAGCGAAGAGAATGCAGCGGCCACCGTACAGGAAATCACTGCCGCAGGCGGCAAAGCCTTCGCCCATAGCTGCAATGTGGCCAACCAGGCAGAAGTAGTGGAAACATTTAATAAGATCGGCGCGCTGAATATACTGGTGAATAATGCCGGGATTGCCCATATTGGCAAAGCCGACACTACGGCAGAGGCTGATTTCGACCGTGTGATGAATGTAAACGTAAAAGGAGCCTATAACTGCCTGTTTGCCGCCATCCCCCAATTCAGGGCGGCCAAAGGTGGCGTGATCGTGAATATGGCTTCTATTGCTGCCTGGGTAGGCTTGTCGGACCGCTTTGTGTATTCCACCGCCAAGGGCGCTGTGATGGCGATGACGCTCTCGGTAGCCAAAGATTATATCCATGAGAATATCCGTTGCAATTCTGTTTCTCCGGCCAGGGTGCATACGCCTTTTGTGGATGGGTTTTTAAAGAACAGTTATCCCGGCCGTGAAGCGGAGATGTTTGAAAAGCTGTCCAAGACCCAACCCATCGGCCGTATGGCCGAACCCTCAGAGGTAGCCGCCCTGATCCTGTACCTGTGCAGTGATGAAGCGTCCTTCATCACCGGTTGCGATTACCCTATTGATGGTGGATTTATTAAGTTGAATAGTTAG
- the fucP gene encoding L-fucose:H+ symporter permease yields the protein MPGIASPTLSATQTAGTGKKLLFPFILVTSLFFFWGFVHNLDPILIPHLRKAFRLNNLQSSLVDSAVFIAYFLMALPAGYVMRKFGYKSGILLGLIFFGIGCFLFIPAANTREYVFFLGALFVIACGLTFLETAANPYATVLGPPESATQRLNLAQSFNGLAAMIAPFIGGTFILSGKNYTEQELEAMGANVRDAYLQSEADSVKMPYLILGLIILLVAVVIYFTKMPDTKEEGDDQSSNFLHAFRYKHLTWAVIAQFFYVGAQVCVSSFFIRMATTMGLEEKMASKYYLGLGYGLAFMAGRFAGTFLMKYIQPAKLLAIYSIINIILSLLAIFGEGMIVIYALIGIAFFMSIMFPTIFSLGIQDLGKDTKLGSSLIVMSIVGGALLPPLLGIIADATENIQYGYVIPLLCFVVVFYFGWKGHKIKAA from the coding sequence ATGCCAGGAATTGCTTCGCCTACACTCTCCGCAACCCAAACCGCCGGTACCGGGAAAAAGTTACTATTCCCTTTTATCCTTGTTACCAGCCTGTTCTTTTTCTGGGGCTTTGTGCACAACCTCGACCCTATTCTGATACCGCACCTGAGAAAAGCCTTCCGGCTGAATAACCTGCAATCCTCGCTGGTTGATTCAGCAGTATTTATCGCTTATTTCCTGATGGCCCTGCCTGCAGGTTATGTGATGCGCAAGTTTGGTTATAAATCGGGTATCCTGCTGGGCCTTATTTTCTTTGGCATAGGCTGTTTTCTGTTTATCCCGGCAGCCAATACCAGGGAATATGTTTTCTTCCTGGGCGCACTATTCGTTATCGCCTGCGGCTTAACTTTCCTGGAGACTGCGGCCAACCCTTACGCTACTGTATTGGGCCCGCCCGAATCAGCTACTCAACGCCTGAACCTGGCCCAGTCGTTCAATGGACTGGCCGCTATGATAGCGCCTTTTATCGGCGGCACGTTTATTCTTTCCGGTAAAAATTATACCGAGCAGGAACTGGAAGCGATGGGCGCCAATGTGCGGGACGCTTACCTGCAATCGGAAGCCGACAGTGTAAAGATGCCTTACCTGATATTGGGATTGATCATACTATTGGTAGCCGTTGTGATTTATTTCACCAAGATGCCTGACACGAAAGAAGAAGGCGATGACCAAAGCAGCAATTTTTTACATGCTTTCCGTTATAAACACCTTACCTGGGCTGTCATTGCGCAGTTTTTCTACGTAGGCGCCCAGGTATGTGTTTCCAGCTTCTTTATCAGGATGGCTACTACTATGGGATTGGAAGAAAAAATGGCTTCCAAATATTATTTGGGACTGGGGTATGGACTGGCCTTTATGGCAGGCCGTTTTGCAGGCACCTTCCTGATGAAATATATACAACCAGCTAAATTATTGGCCATCTATTCCATTATCAATATCATACTTTCCCTGCTGGCCATATTTGGAGAAGGAATGATCGTGATATATGCATTGATCGGTATCGCTTTCTTTATGAGCATTATGTTCCCTACTATCTTTTCACTGGGCATACAAGACCTGGGTAAGGATACAAAACTGGGGTCCAGCCTCATCGTCATGTCTATTGTCGGAGGCGCTTTGTTACCCCCCTTGTTAGGCATCATTGCCGACGCCACTGAAAATATCCAGTATGGCTATGTGATACCGTTGCTTTGTTTTGTAGTAGTGTTTTATTTTGGCTGGAAAGGACATAAGATCAAGGCAGCTTAG
- a CDS encoding L-rhamnose mutarotase — protein sequence MDSPILGLLSIILYKYMNTNKRYCLALDLKNDPVLIAEYETYHQAVWPEILQSIRESGIELLEIYRLGNRLFMIMEVNDDFSFDKKSIADAANPTVQKWETLMWQYQQALPSAKPGEKWLLMNKIFDLNNQPL from the coding sequence ATGGATTCACCCATCCTTGGTTTACTTTCGATCATTTTGTATAAATATATGAATACCAACAAACGATATTGCCTGGCACTGGATCTGAAGAACGACCCGGTATTGATCGCAGAATATGAAACTTATCACCAGGCAGTATGGCCTGAGATCCTTCAATCCATCCGGGAAAGTGGCATTGAGCTCCTGGAGATCTACCGCCTCGGGAACCGCCTTTTCATGATCATGGAAGTGAATGATGATTTTTCTTTTGATAAGAAGAGTATTGCCGATGCCGCCAACCCCACGGTACAAAAGTGGGAAACCCTGATGTGGCAATACCAGCAGGCCCTGCCTTCTGCAAAACCAGGGGAAAAATGGTTACTGATGAACAAGATATTTGATTTAAACAACCAACCGCTATAG